A window from Streptomyces sp. NBC_00299 encodes these proteins:
- a CDS encoding ATP-binding protein gives MSGQSMPCNAAEIGSLFLFEKLTPEQLGRLCDEGRVEQYEPGPVYTEGDPATCFYVMIEGTVVLSRRVAGDDVEVTRTSQRGVYAGSMQAYLGDRVRQVYNNSMRVTEPTRFFVLPADTFAQIMQEWFPMAVHLLEGLFFGSKSTQQAVGQRERLLALGSLSAGLTHELNNPAAAAVRATATLRERVGKMRHKLAVITQGSYSPEVIANLVDIQERTAERVAKAPTLSPLEAADREDALTDWLDDQGIQEGWRIAPTFVQAGLDVDWLDQVAAAVDEEILPSAIGWLSYTVETELLMDEINDSTTRISHLVDAAKQYSQLDRAPFQNADVHELLDSTLLMLSAKIGPQIKVVKEYDRSLPRVPAYPAELNQVWTNLIDNAVSAINSAGGEGTLTVRTAPDHDRLLVEFRDTGVGIPAENRGRIFDPFFTTKPVGEGTGLGLDISWRIVTNKHHGTIQVQSEPGDTRFQVLLPLTSEEAS, from the coding sequence ATGAGCGGGCAGTCGATGCCGTGCAACGCCGCGGAGATCGGGTCCCTGTTCCTGTTCGAGAAGCTCACCCCCGAGCAACTCGGCAGGCTGTGCGACGAGGGACGGGTGGAGCAGTACGAGCCCGGCCCCGTGTACACCGAGGGCGACCCCGCGACCTGCTTCTACGTGATGATCGAGGGCACGGTCGTGCTGTCCCGCCGGGTCGCCGGGGATGACGTGGAGGTGACGCGGACCTCACAGCGCGGGGTGTACGCGGGGTCCATGCAGGCGTATCTGGGTGACCGGGTGCGGCAGGTCTACAACAACTCCATGCGCGTCACGGAGCCGACGCGGTTCTTCGTGCTGCCCGCGGACACCTTCGCGCAGATCATGCAGGAGTGGTTCCCGATGGCGGTGCATCTGCTGGAGGGGCTCTTCTTCGGTTCGAAGAGCACGCAGCAGGCCGTCGGGCAGCGCGAACGGCTGCTGGCGCTCGGCTCGTTGTCCGCCGGGCTCACGCACGAGCTCAACAACCCCGCCGCCGCGGCCGTACGGGCGACAGCCACCTTGCGCGAGCGTGTGGGCAAGATGCGGCACAAGCTCGCCGTCATCACGCAGGGTTCGTACTCCCCCGAGGTCATCGCCAACCTCGTCGACATCCAGGAACGCACCGCCGAGCGGGTCGCCAAGGCCCCAACGCTGAGTCCGCTGGAGGCCGCCGACCGGGAGGACGCGCTCACCGACTGGCTCGACGACCAGGGCATCCAGGAGGGCTGGCGGATCGCGCCCACCTTCGTCCAGGCCGGTCTCGACGTGGACTGGCTGGACCAGGTCGCGGCGGCGGTGGACGAGGAGATCCTGCCGAGCGCGATCGGATGGCTCAGCTACACCGTCGAGACCGAGCTGCTGATGGACGAGATCAACGACTCGACCACCCGCATCTCGCATCTCGTGGACGCCGCCAAGCAGTACTCGCAGCTCGACCGCGCGCCCTTCCAGAACGCCGACGTGCACGAACTCCTCGACAGCACCCTGCTGATGCTGTCGGCCAAGATCGGCCCGCAGATCAAGGTCGTCAAGGAGTACGACCGTTCGCTCCCGAGGGTCCCGGCGTATCCGGCGGAGCTCAACCAGGTGTGGACGAACCTCATCGACAACGCCGTCTCGGCCATCAACAGCGCTGGCGGCGAAGGGACGTTGACCGTGCGGACGGCTCCGGATCACGACCGGCTGCTGGTGGAGTTCCGTGACACGGGCGTCGGCATCCCGGCGGAGAACCGCGGGCGCATCTTCGATCCGTTCTTCACGACGAAGCCCGTGGGTGAGGGCACCGGGCTCGGACTCGACATCTCCTGGCGGATCGTGACCAACAAGCACCACGGCACCATCCAGGTGCAGTCCGAACCGGGCGACACCCGCTTCCAGGTCCTGCTTCCACTCACGTCCGAGGAGGCTTCATGA
- a CDS encoding SGNH/GDSL hydrolase family protein, translated as MRAGLPLAAVLLTVVACQSPPAEATADASGVVTWGASADRMADGVAGRSYRLVVHTSVGGTDTRIRLSNAFGDRPITFDNVYAGIQKQGAELRPGSNRRLAFGGERTVTVPAGETVWSDPLPGRLPAATNLVVSLHSPDAGGPATGHWMAMQSSYATQGDHTAAEGGAAWTVPTGSWFYLDAVSVRARAGTGAVAALGDSITDGWQSTTDLNRRWPDYLARRLQRSDTAVKGVANEGISGNKVLADGPGESALNRLERDVLSQPGVRTVFLFQGVNDIKAHTGVTADDLIEGYREIIDRAHAAGKCVVGATVGPFKGWLEWDPAGEAVRQEVNEFIRTSGEFDAVTDFDRILRSPYDPARMMPALDGGDHIHPNDKGMQAMADAVDLTALDCDTTG; from the coding sequence GTGAGGGCCGGGCTCCCGCTGGCCGCCGTCCTGCTGACGGTCGTCGCCTGCCAGTCGCCGCCCGCCGAGGCGACCGCCGACGCGAGCGGCGTCGTCACCTGGGGGGCGAGCGCCGACCGCATGGCGGACGGCGTCGCCGGCCGCAGCTACCGGCTCGTCGTGCACACCAGCGTGGGCGGCACCGACACGCGGATCAGGCTGTCCAACGCCTTCGGGGACCGGCCGATCACCTTCGACAACGTCTACGCGGGCATCCAGAAACAGGGCGCCGAGCTGCGGCCCGGCAGCAACCGACGGCTGGCCTTCGGCGGTGAACGCACGGTCACCGTGCCGGCCGGCGAGACCGTGTGGAGCGACCCGCTGCCCGGCAGGCTGCCCGCCGCGACCAACCTCGTCGTCAGCCTGCACAGCCCGGACGCGGGCGGCCCGGCGACGGGCCACTGGATGGCCATGCAGTCGTCCTACGCGACCCAGGGCGACCACACCGCCGCGGAGGGCGGCGCCGCCTGGACGGTCCCGACCGGCTCCTGGTTCTATCTCGACGCCGTCTCCGTGCGCGCCCGTGCCGGCACCGGAGCGGTGGCCGCCCTCGGCGACTCCATCACCGACGGCTGGCAGTCCACCACCGACCTCAACCGCCGCTGGCCCGACTACCTCGCCCGGCGACTGCAACGCTCGGACACGGCGGTGAAGGGCGTGGCGAACGAGGGGATCTCCGGGAACAAGGTCCTCGCGGACGGCCCCGGCGAGAGCGCGCTGAACCGGCTGGAGCGGGACGTCCTGTCCCAGCCGGGTGTGCGGACCGTGTTCCTCTTCCAGGGTGTGAACGACATCAAGGCCCATACGGGCGTCACGGCCGACGACCTGATCGAGGGCTACCGCGAGATCATCGACCGGGCGCACGCGGCCGGCAAGTGCGTCGTCGGCGCGACCGTCGGCCCCTTCAAGGGCTGGCTCGAATGGGACCCGGCCGGTGAGGCAGTGCGCCAGGAGGTCAACGAGTTCATCCGCACCAGCGGCGAGTTCGACGCCGTCACCGACTTCGACCGCATCCTGCGCAGCCCCTACGACCCCGCACGGATGATGCCCGCCCTCGACGGCGGCGACCACATCCACCCCAACGACAAGGGCATGCAGGCGATGGCCGACGCCGTCGACCTGACCGCCCTGGACTGCGACACCACCGGCTGA
- a CDS encoding glycosyl hydrolase family 95 catalytic domain-containing protein → MNTSPNEPSRRALLSLATTAGLTAALGTLPTFTASAAPARPAEAPLPADAARERLWWQAPGDEGSLIEQGLPVGNGRIGALASNDPGRELLLITDATMWTGGLNDTLDQDGQFPYGRSDFGSFTLLARLTVDIPAHDLGAVSGYRRTLDLAQGLVTSSYVRSGVTYRREMYASHPDDVIVLRFTQSGGGRYTGSITLTGTHGEKPAAAESFGAALPNGLRYGAAVKARGSGGRVTVNGTRIDFAGCKDLTVVVTAGTNYAPDAAAGFRDPSLDPERLARTKVRAAAAESADALRRTHVADYRALYGRLGLSLGTSTDAQRQLDTWERLHARSRDPEPDPELEAAYLQYGRYLMITGSRDSLPMGLQGLWLDGNDPDWMGDYHTDINIQMNYWMADRTGLSPCFDAFTDYCVAQLPSWNDTTRRLFNDPRNRYRNSSGKNAGWAVAFSTNPYGGSGWWWHPAGNAWLCTTLWEHYEYTGSREYLKKIYPLLKGACEFWEARLLTVTLPGTSKEVLVDDSDWSPEHGPQDAKGITYAQEVVWTLFGNYCTAAAALGRDTDYADTIASLRRKLYLPQVSPTTGWLEEWMSPDNLGETTHRHLSPLINLFPGDRIRPDASTPADIVEGATALLTARGMESFGWANAWRSLCWARLKNADKAYQLVVNNLRPSTDGSNGTAFNLFDIYEVERGRGIFQIDANFGTPAAMVEMLLYSRPGHVELLPALPDAWADSGHVRGAPVRGGFEVDLRWRDGRPTEARIHSVGGRTTTVAYGDVSRTVTLRPGASVTLKDFAK, encoded by the coding sequence ATGAACACCAGCCCCAACGAGCCGAGCCGAAGAGCCCTCCTCTCCCTCGCCACCACCGCGGGCCTCACCGCCGCCCTCGGCACGCTGCCCACGTTCACCGCCTCCGCCGCTCCTGCCCGCCCCGCCGAAGCCCCGCTCCCCGCCGACGCCGCTCGCGAGCGGCTGTGGTGGCAGGCACCGGGCGACGAGGGCTCACTCATCGAACAGGGCCTGCCCGTGGGCAACGGCCGCATCGGCGCCCTCGCGAGCAACGACCCCGGCCGCGAGCTCCTCCTGATCACCGACGCCACCATGTGGACCGGCGGCCTCAACGACACCCTGGACCAGGACGGCCAGTTCCCCTACGGCCGCTCGGACTTCGGCTCCTTCACGCTGCTCGCCAGGCTCACCGTCGACATCCCCGCCCACGACCTCGGCGCCGTCTCCGGCTACCGCCGCACCCTCGACCTCGCCCAGGGTCTGGTCACCAGCTCCTACGTCCGCTCCGGCGTCACCTACCGGCGCGAGATGTACGCCAGCCACCCCGACGACGTCATCGTCCTGCGTTTCACCCAGAGCGGTGGCGGACGCTACACCGGCTCCATCACCCTCACCGGCACCCACGGCGAGAAGCCGGCCGCCGCCGAGTCGTTCGGCGCGGCCCTCCCCAACGGCCTGCGCTACGGCGCCGCCGTCAAGGCCCGCGGCAGCGGCGGCAGGGTCACCGTCAACGGCACCCGGATCGACTTCGCCGGCTGCAAGGACCTCACTGTGGTGGTCACTGCGGGCACGAACTACGCGCCCGACGCCGCGGCCGGCTTCCGTGATCCCTCCCTCGACCCGGAGCGCCTGGCCCGTACGAAGGTCCGCGCCGCCGCCGCGGAGTCCGCCGACGCCCTGCGCCGCACCCATGTCGCCGACTACCGCGCCCTGTACGGACGACTCGGCCTCTCCCTCGGCACGTCCACGGACGCCCAGCGCCAACTCGACACCTGGGAGCGCCTGCACGCCCGCAGCCGCGATCCCGAACCCGACCCGGAACTGGAAGCGGCCTACCTCCAGTACGGCCGCTACCTCATGATCACCGGCTCGCGCGACAGCCTCCCGATGGGCCTCCAGGGCCTGTGGCTGGACGGCAACGACCCGGACTGGATGGGCGACTACCACACCGACATCAACATCCAGATGAACTACTGGATGGCCGACCGCACGGGCCTTTCCCCCTGCTTCGACGCCTTCACGGACTACTGCGTCGCCCAGCTCCCCTCCTGGAACGACACCACCCGTCGCCTGTTCAACGACCCGCGCAACCGGTATCGCAACTCCAGCGGCAAGAACGCCGGCTGGGCCGTCGCCTTCTCCACCAACCCCTACGGAGGCAGCGGCTGGTGGTGGCATCCGGCGGGCAACGCCTGGCTGTGCACCACGCTGTGGGAGCACTACGAGTACACCGGGTCACGCGAATACCTGAAGAAGATCTACCCCCTCCTCAAGGGCGCGTGCGAGTTCTGGGAGGCGCGGCTGCTCACCGTCACCCTCCCCGGCACGTCGAAGGAGGTGCTCGTGGACGACAGCGACTGGTCTCCCGAGCACGGTCCGCAGGACGCCAAGGGCATCACCTATGCTCAGGAAGTCGTGTGGACACTGTTCGGGAACTACTGCACCGCGGCCGCCGCCCTCGGGCGGGACACCGACTACGCGGATACGATCGCCTCACTGCGCAGAAAGCTGTACCTGCCGCAGGTCAGCCCGACCACCGGCTGGCTGGAGGAGTGGATGTCGCCCGACAACCTGGGTGAGACCACCCATCGCCACCTGTCCCCGCTGATCAACCTGTTCCCCGGCGACCGCATCCGCCCCGACGCCTCCACCCCGGCCGACATCGTCGAGGGCGCCACCGCCCTGCTCACCGCGCGCGGCATGGAGAGCTTCGGCTGGGCCAACGCCTGGCGCAGCCTGTGCTGGGCCCGCCTGAAGAACGCCGACAAGGCCTACCAGCTGGTCGTCAACAACCTCCGCCCGTCGACCGACGGCAGCAACGGCACCGCTTTCAACCTCTTCGACATCTACGAGGTGGAGCGCGGCCGGGGCATCTTCCAGATCGACGCCAACTTCGGCACCCCGGCCGCGATGGTGGAGATGCTGCTGTACTCGCGGCCGGGCCACGTCGAGCTCCTGCCGGCGCTCCCCGACGCCTGGGCCGACTCGGGCCATGTGCGGGGTGCCCCCGTGCGGGGCGGTTTCGAGGTCGACCTGCGCTGGCGCGACGGACGCCCGACCGAGGCCCGGATCCACAGCGTGGGCGGCCGCACCACGACGGTCGCGTACGGCGATGTGTCCCGCACGGTCACCCTGCGACCCGGCGCGTCGGTCACGCTGAAGGACTTCGCCAAGTGA
- a CDS encoding helix-turn-helix transcriptional regulator, translated as MSQTSFTTPLIGREGEFARLSTALERARDGEARAVLIAGDAGVGKTRVLDEVAGRAARDGMVVLTGHCVDLGDVGLPYLPFTEVLGVLAGDELFADVLAAHPVVGRLLGGDTDAVSDRLRLFEGIAGLLADLADVAPVLLVLEDLHWADQSSRDLLRFLLSRGILQRPAGGAPAHRLAVFASYRADDLHRRHPLRPLLAELVRLPAVERLELRPMADTEVARLVRAVQERPLPDSTVRRIVERAEGNAFYAEELVAATDTEAGGVPSGLADVLLIRFEQLSDTAQQVLRTAAVAGRRVEHDLLRGAVGIPEEELESALREALGRQLLVAGEGDTYAFRHALAREAVYADLLPGERARLHGAFARLLAGRGRPDETAAERAHHYRESHDLAEALAASLEAADHAHRVGAPAEELRHLESALDLWSSVEPSARPSGEGTDRVTLTLRASAAAAHAGESHRAVSLTRSVLAAPGQDTDTELAARVRYTLAGNLLGVDSLTAAFAYSSEALALIPAEPPSRTWVWAAATHVLAARQVGENETALRVAREALRIAEKLQVTDARADLLISLAVLEAGGRRTPQGRARLREARDLARRSGNAPVEMRALFSLAVGCFESGDLEESLPWLTEGLDRARRAGLLSSLYPLEMRYLRLLVLYTLGRWDECVSVAAADAGVLPAAGGYTTGPALYVSLARGDFAAVEAARALLAGPFDWMGTLIAGLALTDAAAWRGDADAAVERMRSSVAALTDDAGALPDATVRLAALALSAVGDRAAELRLTGDETGLRRWADTATELVELARGTAARGGDVRPQGPEGMAWLARAEAEWARAVSGPDAGAWAKAVAAFDYGDEYERARCRVRHAEALLAADEREAAATEARAARETATRLGATLLLERADALIRRGRLADASADRSSLLTAREQDVLRLLALGRSNRQIGEELYITGKTASVHVSNILAKLGAASRTEAVAIAYREGLITREEAVG; from the coding sequence GTGTCGCAGACCTCTTTCACCACGCCACTCATCGGGCGAGAGGGCGAGTTCGCTCGCCTCTCCACGGCGCTGGAGCGTGCCCGGGACGGTGAGGCCCGGGCCGTCCTGATCGCCGGGGACGCCGGAGTCGGCAAGACGCGGGTGCTGGACGAGGTCGCGGGGCGGGCGGCTCGGGACGGGATGGTCGTCCTCACCGGGCACTGTGTCGATCTCGGTGATGTCGGGCTGCCGTATCTGCCGTTCACCGAGGTGCTGGGCGTGCTCGCCGGTGACGAGCTTTTCGCGGACGTCCTCGCCGCGCATCCGGTGGTCGGACGGCTGCTGGGCGGCGACACGGACGCCGTGAGTGACCGGCTGCGCCTGTTCGAGGGCATCGCCGGGCTGCTGGCCGATCTGGCGGACGTCGCGCCGGTACTGCTGGTGCTGGAGGACCTGCATTGGGCCGACCAGTCGTCGAGGGATCTGCTGCGGTTCCTGCTCAGTCGGGGCATCCTGCAGCGACCGGCGGGTGGGGCGCCCGCCCATCGGTTGGCCGTGTTCGCGTCGTACCGCGCGGATGACCTGCACCGGCGTCATCCGCTGCGCCCGCTGCTGGCCGAACTGGTGCGGCTGCCCGCCGTGGAGCGGCTGGAGCTGCGCCCGATGGCCGACACCGAGGTGGCCCGGCTGGTGCGGGCCGTCCAGGAGCGGCCGCTGCCGGACAGTACGGTCCGGCGGATCGTCGAGCGGGCCGAGGGCAACGCCTTCTACGCCGAGGAACTGGTCGCGGCGACGGACACCGAGGCCGGCGGGGTGCCCAGTGGGCTGGCCGATGTCCTCCTCATCCGGTTCGAGCAGCTGTCCGACACCGCTCAGCAGGTGCTGCGCACGGCCGCCGTAGCGGGTCGTCGCGTCGAGCACGACCTGTTGCGGGGTGCCGTGGGCATTCCGGAGGAGGAGCTGGAGTCGGCGCTGCGTGAGGCCCTCGGGCGCCAGTTGCTCGTGGCGGGGGAAGGCGACACGTACGCCTTCCGGCACGCGCTCGCGCGTGAGGCGGTGTACGCGGATCTTCTCCCTGGCGAACGGGCCCGGCTGCACGGTGCGTTCGCCCGGCTGCTCGCCGGACGCGGCCGTCCCGACGAGACGGCGGCCGAGCGCGCCCACCACTACCGCGAGAGCCACGATCTGGCCGAGGCTCTGGCCGCCTCGCTGGAGGCCGCCGACCACGCGCACCGGGTCGGCGCGCCCGCCGAGGAGCTACGGCACCTGGAGAGCGCCCTGGACCTGTGGTCGTCGGTGGAGCCGTCCGCGCGGCCGTCGGGCGAGGGCACCGACCGGGTGACGCTCACGCTGCGCGCGTCGGCCGCCGCCGCGCACGCAGGTGAGTCGCACCGCGCGGTCTCCCTTACCCGCTCCGTGCTCGCGGCCCCCGGCCAGGACACCGACACCGAGCTCGCCGCCCGGGTCCGCTACACGCTCGCCGGGAACCTGCTCGGCGTCGACAGCCTGACGGCGGCCTTCGCCTACAGCAGCGAGGCGCTCGCCCTGATTCCGGCGGAGCCCCCGTCGCGGACATGGGTGTGGGCGGCGGCCACGCACGTCCTGGCGGCCCGCCAGGTCGGTGAGAACGAGACCGCCCTGCGGGTCGCCCGCGAGGCCCTGCGCATCGCCGAGAAACTCCAGGTGACGGACGCCCGGGCGGACCTGCTCATCTCGTTGGCCGTTCTCGAGGCCGGCGGCCGGCGTACACCGCAGGGGCGTGCACGGCTGCGCGAGGCCCGGGATCTGGCGCGGCGTTCGGGCAACGCTCCGGTGGAGATGCGCGCCCTGTTCAGCCTCGCCGTGGGCTGCTTCGAGTCCGGGGACCTGGAGGAGTCGCTGCCCTGGCTGACGGAAGGGCTGGACCGGGCCCGGCGTGCCGGGTTGCTGTCCTCGCTGTATCCGCTGGAGATGCGGTACCTGCGGCTGCTCGTCCTGTACACGCTGGGCCGTTGGGACGAGTGCGTGAGCGTGGCGGCGGCCGACGCCGGCGTGCTGCCGGCGGCGGGCGGATACACGACTGGTCCCGCGCTGTACGTCTCTCTGGCGCGCGGTGACTTCGCAGCCGTCGAGGCGGCCCGCGCGCTGCTGGCGGGGCCCTTCGACTGGATGGGCACGCTCATCGCGGGTCTCGCGCTCACCGACGCCGCCGCGTGGCGCGGTGACGCGGACGCGGCGGTGGAGCGGATGCGGTCCTCGGTCGCGGCGCTCACCGACGACGCGGGGGCGCTCCCCGATGCCACGGTCCGGCTGGCCGCCCTCGCGCTGTCCGCGGTCGGCGACCGGGCGGCCGAGCTGCGCCTGACCGGCGACGAGACGGGGCTGCGCCGCTGGGCGGACACGGCGACCGAACTGGTCGAGCTGGCGCGGGGCACGGCGGCACGCGGCGGGGACGTCAGGCCTCAGGGGCCGGAAGGCATGGCGTGGCTGGCCCGCGCGGAGGCGGAGTGGGCGCGGGCAGTGTCCGGGCCTGACGCGGGGGCGTGGGCGAAGGCGGTGGCGGCGTTCGACTACGGCGACGAGTACGAGCGGGCGCGCTGCCGGGTGCGGCACGCCGAGGCCCTGCTGGCGGCGGACGAGCGCGAGGCGGCGGCCACCGAGGCCCGGGCGGCACGGGAGACGGCGACGCGGCTCGGCGCGACGCTGCTGCTGGAGCGAGCGGACGCCCTGATCCGCCGGGGCCGCCTCGCGGACGCCTCCGCCGACCGCTCCTCGCTGCTCACGGCCCGCGAGCAGGACGTGCTGCGGCTCCTCGCCCTCGGCCGCAGCAACCGGCAGATAGGCGAGGAGCTGTACATCACCGGCAAGACGGCGAGCGTCCACGTCTCCAACATCCTCGCCAAGCTGGGCGCAGCGAGCCGTACGGAGGCGGTGGCGATCGCCTATCGGGAGGGCCTGATCACCCGCGAGGAGGCGGTGGGCTGA
- a CDS encoding alpha-galactosidase D — translation MRSSSYSVMPARALRAVVVLALTAGVTAAVPAAQAETPAPPAAPTTTVAAKPYMGWTSWTMQSSKYPGLNPKGDYSYLSEANVIKQTDAMAAKLKQYGYEYVNIDAGWWMDWSWKSQFDEYGRQKADPVRFPSGMKAVADRIHAKGLKPGIYLPVGLEKGAYNDGKNPIWNAEGCTTGDIVYDDLRTTNGWDSAYKIDFSNPCAQKYIDSQAQMFADWGYDFLKLDGVGPGSFKSGDNYNNVADVAAWQKAIKTAGRPIHLELSWSLDYGHVEDWKKYSNGWRIDTDVECYCNTLVTWENSVDDRWDDAPAWSVHAGPGGWNDLDSLNVGNGEMDGLTKAERQSYATLWAIAKSPLFTGDDLTKLDSYGLSLLTNREVIALNQSSAPPAEPVTASDPQQVWAAKNPNGTYTVALFNLSDAPASVTANWSTLGFKGKASVRDVWNKENLGSYTDKITQALPAHGSRLFTVTPRGTDLAWTAYEAEAGTLSGNASVADCSACSGGRKVGNLYTGGKLTLDDVVVPKAGTYQIKVAYVSGDARSISVSANGGGGTSHKFASTGDWGTVNSVHVAVKLKAGANTITFDSGTGYAPDIDRVDVQKSL, via the coding sequence ATGAGGTCATCCTCGTACTCCGTCATGCCCGCACGCGCCCTGAGAGCCGTGGTGGTCCTGGCCCTCACCGCCGGTGTCACGGCCGCCGTCCCCGCCGCGCAGGCCGAGACCCCCGCACCCCCGGCCGCCCCGACCACCACCGTGGCCGCCAAGCCCTACATGGGCTGGACGAGCTGGACCATGCAGTCGTCGAAGTACCCGGGCCTCAACCCGAAGGGCGACTACAGCTACCTGTCCGAGGCGAACGTCATCAAGCAGACCGACGCCATGGCCGCCAAGCTGAAGCAGTACGGCTACGAGTACGTCAACATCGACGCCGGCTGGTGGATGGACTGGTCCTGGAAGTCGCAGTTCGACGAGTACGGCCGGCAGAAGGCCGACCCGGTGCGCTTCCCCAGCGGCATGAAGGCCGTCGCCGACCGCATCCACGCCAAGGGCCTCAAGCCCGGCATCTACCTCCCGGTCGGCCTGGAGAAGGGGGCGTACAACGACGGCAAGAACCCGATCTGGAACGCCGAGGGCTGCACGACCGGCGACATCGTCTACGACGACCTGCGCACCACCAACGGCTGGGACAGCGCCTACAAGATCGACTTCTCGAACCCCTGCGCGCAGAAGTACATCGACTCCCAGGCCCAGATGTTCGCCGACTGGGGCTACGACTTCCTGAAGCTCGACGGCGTGGGCCCCGGCTCCTTCAAGAGCGGCGACAACTACAACAACGTCGCCGACGTCGCCGCCTGGCAGAAGGCCATCAAGACCGCCGGCCGCCCGATCCACCTGGAGCTGTCCTGGTCCCTCGACTACGGACACGTCGAGGACTGGAAGAAGTACTCCAACGGCTGGCGCATCGACACCGACGTCGAGTGCTACTGCAACACCCTGGTCACCTGGGAGAACTCGGTCGACGACCGCTGGGACGACGCCCCGGCCTGGAGCGTCCACGCCGGCCCCGGCGGCTGGAACGACCTCGACTCCCTGAACGTCGGCAACGGCGAGATGGACGGCCTCACCAAGGCCGAGCGGCAGAGCTACGCCACCCTCTGGGCGATAGCCAAGTCCCCGCTCTTCACCGGCGACGACCTCACCAAGCTCGACTCCTACGGCCTGTCGCTGCTGACCAACCGCGAGGTCATCGCGCTCAACCAGAGCAGCGCCCCGCCCGCCGAGCCCGTCACCGCCTCCGACCCGCAGCAGGTGTGGGCGGCGAAGAACCCGAACGGCACCTACACCGTCGCGCTGTTCAACCTGTCCGACGCGCCCGCCTCGGTGACCGCCAACTGGTCGACCCTGGGCTTCAAGGGCAAGGCCTCGGTGCGCGACGTGTGGAACAAGGAGAACCTCGGCTCCTACACCGACAAGATCACCCAGGCGCTCCCCGCGCACGGCTCCCGCCTGTTCACCGTCACCCCGCGCGGCACCGACCTCGCCTGGACCGCCTACGAGGCCGAGGCGGGCACCCTGAGCGGCAACGCCTCCGTCGCCGACTGCTCCGCCTGCTCCGGCGGCCGCAAGGTCGGCAACCTCTACACCGGCGGCAAGCTGACCCTCGACGACGTCGTGGTCCCCAAGGCCGGCACCTACCAGATCAAGGTCGCCTACGTCAGCGGTGACGCCCGTTCGATCTCCGTCTCGGCCAACGGAGGCGGCGGCACCTCGCACAAGTTCGCGTCCACGGGCGACTGGGGCACGGTGAACAGCGTCCACGTGGCGGTGAAGCTGAAGGCCGGGGCCAACACGATCACGTTCGACAGCGGGACCGGCTACGCGCCGGACATCGACCGGGTCGACGTACAGAAGTCTCTCTGA
- a CDS encoding UBP-type zinc finger domain-containing protein gives MNDVKGIDPNVPPSGSGCPECDEAGGWWFHLRRCAQCGHVGCCDSSPAKHATAHFQETGHPFVQSFEPGESWYWNYDTNEMYESGPELAAPDSHPAEQPTPGPTGRVPADWAKTLRA, from the coding sequence ATGAACGACGTCAAGGGCATCGATCCGAACGTGCCGCCGAGCGGCAGCGGGTGCCCGGAGTGCGACGAGGCCGGCGGATGGTGGTTCCATCTGCGGCGGTGTGCGCAGTGCGGGCATGTGGGGTGCTGTGACAGTTCGCCCGCGAAGCATGCGACGGCGCATTTCCAGGAGACCGGGCATCCCTTCGTGCAGAGCTTCGAGCCGGGTGAGAGCTGGTACTGGAACTACGACACGAACGAGATGTACGAGTCGGGACCCGAGCTCGCGGCACCGGACAGCCATCCGGCCGAGCAGCCCACCCCGGGGCCCACGGGACGGGTCCCTGCCGATTGGGCGAAGACGTTGCGCGCCTGA